A genomic window from Zootoca vivipara chromosome Z, rZooViv1.1, whole genome shotgun sequence includes:
- the MRRF gene encoding ribosome-recycling factor, mitochondrial isoform X2 — translation MRSVVKTLQEEFSKNLSIRTSPGALDHITVATKDGKLPLSQLGQISLKSPQLILVNMSSFPESAAAAIKAIRESGMNLNPEADGLIIRVPVPMVTREHRENLVTVAKQLTNRAKESLRRVRTEAISQTRKAKSSVSEDTIRLVEKQIQQMAEDTVAEMEKLLAAKTKELLG, via the exons ATGCGTTCTGTGGTCAAAACTCTGCAGGAGGAATTCAGCAAAAACTTGAGCATCCGCACCTCGCCAG GGGCTCTGGACCACATCACTGTTGCAACTAAGGATGGGAAGTTGCCCTTAAGCCAGCTGGGGCAGATCTCCCTGAAATCCCCGCAGCTCATCCTTGTCAACATGAGCAGCTTCCCAGAG AGCGCAGCTGCAGCTATCAAGGCGATCCGAGAGAGCGGAATGAACCTGAACCCGGAAGCAGATGGCCTGATCATTCGCGTGCCTGTTCCTAT GGTCACCCGCGAACACAGAGAGAATTTGGTCACTGTGGCAAAGCAGCTCACAAACAGAGCAAAGGAGTCCCTGAGGAGAGTTCGCACCGAGGCCATCAGCCAGACAAGGAAGGCCAAAAGCTCCGTGTCAGAGGATACCATCCGGTTGGTAGAGAAACAG ATCCAGCAAATGGCAGAAGACACAGTAGCCGAAATGGAGAAGCTGTTGGCAGCAAAGACAAAAGAGCTGCTTGGTTAG